The genomic interval GTATGCACATTTTAACAGTAGTTCCAACGTGCATGACCTCttatgcctttaaaaaaagaaaaagattagtTATTAACAACAGCATTCTGCAGGAAACTCACAAACGGGGAGTAGGGTTCTCCGGACTCTGTTATTCCACCTGCCATGGTTGATGATGACACGGGTCTCTTCACCTGAGggacaaaaacatatttacatgtaaCTTTAATTTAGTTAAGATAGTGCAAATTAATGCTTAAATAatatgggggggaggggggttctCGTAGTGGTGGTTGTGCAATAAATCTACCTTGGGACAGGTTtttagagagatagatagatagatagatagatagatagatagatactttattgatcccgaggtaaattcaaagcatccagtagcaggttacaaagacgttcatgacatgaaacatttgttacaaattaaaccgcaaaaccgaccccccctcccatacatatatattaacctgaaaaaaagatttaaagaatacctctagatgaatcaaacttaaactgtgcaattaaaaatagacttatacaagaaatgtacataacctgtgcaggtataaaaatatatgtgacatttaaacaagaacctttaaacagttgaggaaaaaatctgtaattagacctgaattagggctgggcgatacatcgagtttttaagatatatcgatatattttcgaTCCAGATATAGGTTAGGACAATATCGTTAATCTCGTTatagttcatgttgcattaaaataacgttacacatttcttctgtagagctgccagttcacctatttctctttctctctctctctctctctctctgagtcaaACCCAAAACACTAAATggataataaaatacacaactgtgtttattttgttatgcagaaaatgaattaacttcacaaacaggtagttagTGTTCACGtacatgttgaacttgtgcaactgactgttaataaaagacatatcgatatatatcgagtatcgccattctgGGAAAAAATATCGAgctatgagttttggtccatatcgcccagccctaacctgaatataaaaaaaaaattaaaaagtgttgaccttctgaagttgtgaagttgaagttgttgttttatgttattCTCAAAGtcttaaacagataaaaaaaattaaaaaataatcttattcCAAGCATGTGAGCCTGCTGAACACATCTTATTTCAGGAGGGGATTACTCCATATTAATAATTGTGAGAATAATGCAGAAAGTGAGGTGGGAATAGACAATAAAGGAAGAACTCCAACAATGCATTTCACTTTTCCCATATGTTGCTGTGCAGCCAGCTAaatctctccttctttattGTATTCATAACAGACTTTCAGCATTATGTAGTTCCATATTCTAGTggagttaaacattttttatgggTTTTAAGTCACTGTTGATGTTCTTGAGCTGACATCTGCTTGCCAACTACGCAGACTGGGACAGACTTaatctatctttattattattattatttttattatcattattagtattattattattatctgacATTAAACAATATCAGTATATCGTTGCGTCGTTGcatgaaactgattttttttttttaaatacgtgACAAGCTAAAAAACAGAAGTAAACACAtctcaccttcttcttcttcccagaATGTTTTGCTAGCTACTTTAGCTCCTCGGCTAGCAGGATGCTCCGAGCTGTCACCCTCTCTAGCTAGCGAAATAAACACGTCCCCCTCGCCCCCCtctcagctaacattagctgttccGTTGTCAGATAAATTTGAGGTGAGTCCGTTCACAACTAAAAGGgccaagagaaagaaaaaaacactttcccaTTGGCTAGCGAGGCTCTAACACTTAGCTAAGTGAAGCAGTAAACTAAACAACCAGCTGATCTTGCCCCGCTGCTTAAAGAAACTCGTCGAACTTCCGGTAAtcgatttcaaaataaatccagtgTCCAACTTCTTCCGTTTGTTTCGGTGAGTTGTTAATAGgcaaatcttttattttgaaggcagttTAAGGCTATGGTcgctctttgttttgtttggctcAATGCTGCTTTTAACGTTTACCCCTGCTTTTATTGCCGCCTGAATCACATGGAAAGGTCCAATAAATTAGTTTGAGAGATATTCCTTTACAGTTATCCCTACTTTGCTGGTGGATTTTTATCAAGAGACATTTAATACTATATTACTACACCTTGGTTAAATCATTGCTGTTTTACTCATCAAAACAATCAACCCCCTTGACCACAAGATACATAAACATGTCATATGACTTGACACACCTGTCTGTGATTGCTTCTGTGCATTTTCActgcttttaaaatattttgaaatgtatttttgttttacactttttgcagcattaaagacattaaatcatgaaaataataTAAAGGTTATACATGTTGGGAAATGCCTAACTTTCAGCTTTTTGTGGAGGGGAAAAACACATGCATGGAAGACGacaagtaaaaataaattatttcatttcattctaagAAACTAGAAAATAAGTATCTTCAAAAATTCTTCAAAATTTCTTCTCAAGCCATTAATAAAATCCAAGCCTTCGTTTCCCATTCTCACAGTACATAGATGCCATCtctctttatatattttaatcagAATAATGTGTAGAAAGTAGAAATAatcagtaaaaaatatatacaaaatagAGACTGTATCTACCCTGATATCTAGAGaaaaatccaaaaataaattttaagtaatttattgtttattacataaataaacttaTACCTGTTCAATCTAAAATAAGGAACCATTTCATCCTCccattcaacatttttaaaccaaatcTCTAAAAGTAAAGAGGTCCAGAGAAATGAGGTTTACGTGATTCTTTTCCTAGCTTGTTATGTAAGACATTTCTTCTGAGCTGCATCTTTTAatacagtaaaagtaaaagtttgcTGACTGCCAATGCAAATCAGAACATAAGAGAATTGGCCATTATAGGGGAAgggttatttcatttttcatgttctAGAGGGTTAAGGGTTCAGGGAGATTATACAGAGGCTGTGAAGTAAAGGAAAAAAGCACCAACAATCTGATCAGGAATGTGCAGAAAAGGGGGCTGGTATGTCGGGATTATGTTCGGATATTAGAGGTAGGATATGACATTTAAGCCTCCGTCCTCTTTTACAGAATAGTTTTTTTATATGTAACATGTCATAAGAACTCTGGTTCACAAAACCACCGAGATAAACACAATACAACTTTAATTTCATCCAGTAACCATGACATTTATTACCAGCTGTAAATACGTTAATTTCATGATCTGCagtttacatgtattttttttattatgtttaaaaggttaataaatattGTTACCCCtttatgaataataaataaagaatatgtAGAAGTCACAACTCAAGAAGACTCAATTCAAGTATTCTTGTTGCTTTATATGTTAAGCAATGTTTATAGCCACCTGATATTTAGTTATTATCCATCAAAGCATACACTGTCACACATTAGCTAAGGATTTTGCTGAACCACACTATATACATGTACGCTAGAAAGACAACAACCGTTAATAAATAGAAGACAAAGAACAAATGGTCGAGGATCTCTGCTATTTTTTTGTAACCTCCGGGCTTCttttcctcgtcttcttcttgtCTGCTCGCTTGTTGTCGAGCGGCCTTCACTTCTTCAAGAATTCCTTTCAGCATGTTTAGACCGTTGGGACCGTCCAGAGGAAGAaaacttttctcctctttcatctggatgtcttcttctcctccagagGGCTCTGTGAGGGAGAGACaatgatcagtgtgtgtttgtaaatttaaaaaaataacagttaCATGTAGGATCATTGggcattaaaggagcagtatgttactctgacacctagtgtttaaaatgggtactgcagtccaaattcaaaacactggaCAGAGAACCGTCTCCTcctggaatttcaaacatgtgattaacGGTTATTATCAACTCTTAAAATTTAGCAATTAATTACGGCCCTAGTTTTTTGGGATCTCAacataaatcaatattttttatgaTAACTTGTGAAttgatagtttaaaaaaaaaaaaaatgttgcaatgaTAAAGAGGTATGTGGTACCTTTAAACGGGTAAACAATCATCAGGTGTGTTTGCATCTCGAGCTCTATAGTTAGTACTGATTACCCCACCGTGGCTCGTTTATCTCCAGCAATTTGGATCTTGTTGATTGCTTCTGTTCTGACTacaatttatttctgttttgaagCAAAGTGAGGTGAGGAAAGAGCATCTTACGTACCGTTTTGGCAGCCATCTTCCAGTTCAACCTCCACCTTGGTATCAGCACAGCAGCCACGCTTACTGGCACAGTAACTATCCAGGTCATATAGGAAGCCCACCAACATGGCCTCCATAACACTGATCCCCACCAGAGCGAAGACGGCAACACAGTAACTGGCTAAAATAAAGGTGCAAAAGACACTTGAATGAAAAGTAATATAAGTAATAACCCCTTTTTGGCGCGAGGGAAAATACATATCTGACaggggttttattttttaatgtaaaaaaatctgaaaggaAAACTTCTCTTAGAAGTCTTTAATTCAATAAAGCTATTAGGAAAGCCTCCATTGATATAGTAAAAAGAGCAGGTTTAGTTTGGGTCAATAATTGGGACCAACAAAGGACATTCATCCAGGAGACCACAGCTTGAGTCCCAAACACAAGTGTTTTTAATCCTTGGTTAAGCCTGCACAGAATAAATGTGTTGTTATGTAAACATACTGGCTCGTTTTATATTTGTATGAATGTCCTTCGTTTGTCCAACTGTTCACCCAATGGATTTCAAACTTTGGAAATGTGTTGCTGTGCCCCCAAGAGAGGGCAGTGTTGACTGTGAAGTGGATCTGATGAGCAGTTCTCGACTGGCTTTTCTGCCAGAAGTCCTTAAAGGGAGCCTAAGGTGaatgtagttaaaaaaaagcaaggtCCATGCAGAATCTAGAGGCCGAGGAAGaagtaaaacatcaaacactttTGTGTCTCATTGGCAAAGCATTGATCCGGTTCCGATAGGCCACACCCAAAACATTCACCAGTTCAACTATAAAGCAAGGAATCGCTGTCTGTCATAAGCCACGTTCCTTTGCATCCAGGCAgctttttggacattttaaatcGTATGCCAATGTGCTTTACTCTGCAATTTTTGGGCAACCGTTACCAAATTTTGTTCTACACCTCTCTCGACCaatctggagagagaaaaagaatccCTCCAGTTTTTACAGAAAATCTCAGATCGCCTGAACACTTTGATCTATTGGAACCAAATTTGGTGGATATGTGTAGATAGGATCCATGTTGAACCATGCCAAATTTGGTGGGATTCAGTCAACAGGGGGAGCAAATGTTCACATTTACATTTGGGAGGACCAAAGTGAGTGAAGTATTGAGAATGAAGCTAAAAGGGCAACTGTCAGGTACAACAGTTCTTAACATAGACACAGGAATAAGCCACCAACTCCAAGCCTGAGCTAAACCAAGACACATTCAAACCTCTGGTCTAACACCTGCACAGCAGCTCACCAATATATGGCATGTTGGACTCAGTAGACGGCAACATGTCCTGAAGAATGAGCAGTAAGACGGAGATGGCGAGCAGAATGGTCACTTTGAAGCTCAGCTTTTCACCACCGGACTGATTGATGAAGAAGGAGGCCAAATCCAGGACCAGTAAGTAGAACAGCGGCACGATGAAATTGATCACATAAAGCATTGGCTTCCTGGAAATTAAAAcctaacaaaagaaaaataaaaaggcatgtTCATAGAATGGTACATGCttgaaaaatatgcaaaattCATGACAAATACTTTCTTACCGTGTATACAAGTCTGGATTGcactacatctttttttatggaTTCACTCCTTATTATCATGTTATCCAGTTCCCATTCTCCCCGTGTAACCATGAGCTGGTCAGAGATTCTATAAAGGGATGACCCATTGTTTTCTGTTCCCAGCaatatttctttctctgtttcagaTGATAAAAACAAGTCGTTAACAATTAAACCAAATATGTTCAAAAGCATTTTGACTGCGTACAAAAAAATGAGGTGAGAGTGAAGAGAATCTGACGTGATTTACCAAAACAGTTCATGGATGCAAAtgtgatttcacatttttgGCTGTCGAAGGGAAACAGTTTGAGATCGAGAAGACAGGTGGAGGTCAGCCGCTGCCGCGAGCTTGCAATCACGACACCGCTGTTCAACAATTTAAGAAGTTCACTGTTTTGGATACTCCCAGTGTCCGAGGCGCTGAAAGGGGTCAAGACAATGAGTCACTTAAAAGTACAAAATataatcaaaaaaaacaacaacacaggagaGCAAATAAAGAACAATCGTGGGCAGGATGTCTGTTATCAGTAAGTAGTTTGACTGACAGGTCTTTGACCGCAGATGAATTAACCGAGGAATATTGGGAGGAAAAACGACTCTAATGTCAACACAGTCGGCTATAATGGAACTATTGATTTATCtcgattacacacacacacacacacacacacacacgtgttctACAGAaactgatgaacacacacagctgtactATTGTGCAGTCTGGCTCACCTGTTAGTTTACTCTGCTGTAGAAGGAGACGTGTGACCATCGGGCTTTACAAACATCGATACGGGCAATtaacaaatgtttaaacatcAGAAGTGAGTgagcacatttaaaaggttCCTTAGCAGCGATGAGATCAATATTTATGTGGTCAAAGTGTATCAAATAAGGATTAAGGATtttataatgaattaaaaagttgaTTTGTCACCAGCTTATTCACATTTATTCCATTTATTATGAGTACATTTGCATTGATATGACACATAATGATGGATATTTTTACtggtttttaatgtgtgttttaaaatgcacaaaaattaAGGTTGTCAAACTTGCACATGCGGTTTGAAGTTTATCTGCCCTTGGGGGCCTCAAGCAGCTGCCTGCCTTGCccgttgacaagcagcgcctctgttaGTGTAGCCTCACatataataccaacaacaacaacaacaacgctaTCAGTTATAATGTGAAAATATCGGTATTGGTATCAGAATCGtatcagaactgaaaaaaagtggatcgtgAATCTCTATGGTTTGTGGTTCCCTTCTGATACTGTTAAAGAtccattttaaaaaagattcaACCTGCAGGTCTGTAGTTTAATAATAGTTTTTATACGTACTCCTCTTGGATGTAGATATCTGGGAGCCACAGTCTCGATCTCGGGACGGTCAGCATGTCAATCCCACAAAAGTCTGAAGGATTCCAGGACAGATACTCATTCACCCaattctggaaaaaaagaaacatgggaggttttttttttggtaaagtGAAAGAGAAAAGCTGAAGAGTGTGAGACTGATGTTGATGTTTGCTGACGATGAAGGCCTCTTGATCTCAAAGATAATTTCTTACCATCTGGATCCAGATGTGACTCTCGACAGTTTGATACTTTTCATCCTGCAGAACAAAATATCATGTTTACccaaaataatctaaaaaaaaaaaaaaaaaaacaatccacacTTCTTGAGagtaagaattttttttttgtactcacCACGTGTAAAATGCCGAATATCACCATGTCCAGCCCGACTGTGGTGGGCTTTTCCCAGTTCTTCACGGGGCGCATGATTCGTAGCGCGTCATTGGCTGGTGTCAGCTGCAGGTGGGTCAGAAGGTTTAAGTATGAGCAGTCTTTAGTCTGATTCTGACTGCTGGAAACACCTGCAGGGAAAGAGACGAAACATCGTTATAGAAgaggacaacaacaaaacctcaTGCCTTCATTTAAACTTGAAATACCGGCCGCAGTGATTTATGCAAAAAACTCACCGATAAGAGTGAGGAAGGCGAGAACCCTCAGGGCGTCCATGGCCGTTTGCCTTCATCTCCATCTCAGCAAAGCCTTTTTAACCGTGAAGCTGTGTTGCATAAACACGACAGTAATACAAAGGAACCAATAGATCGGATCTGACTCACTGCGCTGTAAACGTGTAAAAGAAAGCCTCTCCTTACATTTCTATTGTTAAAGCAGAGACAGAGTCAACATGAGGAGAGCGCAGAGGTACAGCAGCTGGGAGAGCTCGCACTGTGCTCGATGTTTTTAAACACCGGTGGTTAAGGGAAAAGCGAGATCTCAgcgaagacaaaaaaaaaaaaaaatcaacagagcAAACATAACAgctataaaaaacataaatgatttaaaattgtatattattgtaaaaatacatttttttaaaaatagctgAATTTAAAATACATAGATTGACCTGAGTGTCCACTCAGTCCTTCAGTTTATACATGGAGATTATATGTTCTGCTTTTCGCCTTTTTTGCAAAAACTTACTAAAAtagggacagtgggggtccccgGTCTCCAGCACAGTTCTTTATGGGGTTCCTGAACTGAAACCCTGCTCCAGAACTTCTTCTAATTCAAGTTATGGTGAAATCATTGTACAGGATGAACTCGTAAGAACGAttagaaagagaaaagatgctAATGGTTTGTCCTGTATATTGGTGTAttgataaatgtatttataacagaaaaataaaacatgacagtCATCGTAGAGGTTTTCTGTGGAATATATAACTCTAGGTCCACTAACCAACTCGTTCTCCTCTAGAGCAGAAGCTGAAGACGTTGTGAAACAGTGTGCGTGTACACATGACGGTACATCAAGTTaagggaataaaaacaaacgCAATTTAAGACAATGCAATTTGAGTTTGTATTTAGAAAGTTCATCTTAAAGAGAGATACTGACACATAAAATTAATCCTTCTTAAAAGAATGCATTTCATACAAAACGTCTTGATAGAGACAGAGGAACTGGAGAACACAATCAGCAGCTCTCCGGATATGTCTCTGAGTCCTCGGGGGTTGTTATTGAGTGttattgaagaaaaaagactttctttttgtaatgaatgtttaattaaaaaaagggcGTGCAGTGAGCTGTACACTGTGCAACCTACAGACGTGATaaacccattttttttaaaggaaaaaacatACTCAGTGACCCCTCAATGTTTCAAATTGAAATGAGCAAACTTTGGCACCGTTCTACGAAGGGCCACattaaagcaaaagaaaatCCAAAGTTTCGAGACTGAAGTGGTAAATTTACTAGAATAAAGTTAATTAGTGATATGAAATGTATAATTGGATTTAAACTAGGCGATGGTTAAAATTATTATTCTGAAAGGTTGTATCAACTACTGACTAAGTACTCGACTTTATTTGACTAAATTTaggattttatttcagtaaaTTTACAACTCTAGTCttgtaaatgtatgactttaattttgaaatctcagtttttttccccttaatgTGGCCCTAAAAGTCCTTCATACCATTTAAAGGTagtatacttttcttttttttttaaaaaagaagcaatgCAGGCCCCCCCTTCAGTTCCCACCTAATGACTGAAACTTTGGCAAAAAGTCCACTCCATGACGTTAAGCACCGGTCAGACCCACTAAACACTCTCTCCAACCTGTGCCACCAAAGGTTCATCATCCAACCCACAGATTCATACAGAAGTCCACAGATGAGTTTATACGGCTGTGAGGTGTCAGGGGAAAACATCAGTGGGTATCTGGAAGTCTTTGAAGGTGTAGAAGGAGATGTCTCCGTGGTCCACTACGGCACAAACCACCTGGATGTCTCCACTGCTGAAGGCCAGCAGCTTGATGGCTCTCAGGTCCGGCACGGGGTCGTTGAAACTGAGACACAGAACGGAGGCGGTTCATTTAGTGTGTGAGAAAATGTCAGTCCTAATTAGTAATTGCTCATAATTTTTTTCTCATGTCCTTTTTTCTGTTGTAGATCTTAGGCGGGGCTGACAtctgttgattttaaatgttaatttaagctccatcaaattaaacaaaagaaacatgacacaaaagagggttcttgtttttttttcaaccactgTGACTCTTATTCTAATGTTTCCTGTAAACCAATCTTTTGCAaacatg from Labrus mixtus chromosome 20, fLabMix1.1, whole genome shotgun sequence carries:
- the LOC132954186 gene encoding 5-hydroxytryptamine receptor 3A-like; this translates as MDALRVLAFLTLIGVSSSQNQTKDCSYLNLLTHLQLTPANDALRIMRPVKNWEKPTTVGLDMVIFGILHVDEKYQTVESHIWIQMNWVNEYLSWNPSDFCGIDMLTVPRSRLWLPDIYIQEDASDTGSIQNSELLKLLNSGVVIASSRQRLTSTCLLDLKLFPFDSQKCEITFASMNCFEKEILLGTENNGSSLYRISDQLMVTRGEWELDNMIIRSESIKKDVVQSRLVYTVLISRKPMLYVINFIVPLFYLLVLDLASFFINQSGGEKLSFKVTILLAISVLLLILQDMLPSTESNMPYIASYCVAVFALVGISVMEAMLVGFLYDLDSYCASKRGCCADTKVEVELEDGCQNEPSGGEEDIQMKEEKSFLPLDGPNGLNMLKGILEEVKAARQQASRQEEDEEKKPGGYKKIAEILDHLFFVFYLLTVVVFLAYMYIVWFSKILS